A genomic region of Tamandua tetradactyla isolate mTamTet1 chromosome 2, mTamTet1.pri, whole genome shotgun sequence contains the following coding sequences:
- the QRFP gene encoding orexigenic neuropeptide QRFP, whose protein sequence is MMHPYSLSYLLLLPLGACFPQVDRKEPVDTLGGIRAKMSWANLARGHQPDFLRGSSRWLRAPHPHALLILAKELQESGEEPAGFGLRFGRQDAGSEATSFFPAEGKKAGGLLGILAEELSGYSRKKGGFSFRFG, encoded by the coding sequence ATGATGCACCCTTACTCCCTGTCCTACCTCCTCCTCCTGCCGCTGGGTGCCTGCTTTCCTCAGGTGGACAGAAAAGAGCCAGTAGACACCCTGGGTGGCATCAGAGCCAAAATGAGCTGGGCCAACCTGGCCCGGGGGCACCAACCCGACTTCCTGCGGGGCTCCTCTCGGTGGCTGAGAGCGCCACACCCACACGCCTTGCTCATCCTAGCCAAAGAGCTGCAGGAATCTGGCGAAGAGCCTGCTGGCTTCGGGCTCCGGTTCGGGAGGCAGGACGCCGGCAGTGAGGCCACCAGCTTCTTCCCAGCCGAGGGCAAGAAGGCAGGTGGTCTATTAGGGATCTTGGCGGAGGAGCTGAGTGGCTACAGCAGGAAGAAAGGCGGCTTCAGCTTCCGTTTTGGCTGA